A region from the Desulfatiglans sp. genome encodes:
- a CDS encoding YkgJ family cysteine cluster protein — MTLPVFKHGLSRDSAFGFSCGRCMGCCRNKKIQLNPYEIARMASHLGISTTEFIADYTARGTVLKNREDGTCIFLKKNGCSIHPDRPLVCRLYPLGRHIRYPWVESFSQFESEPGCKGTFNQGGTIETYLEEQGAFDFMRAADLYLELLCFLLETLKDKPFSPDQSDTILETVQNITQGKAGENELKWIDMDRTIADYCRRSGQPVPSTIDEKMAVHITAVRKWAA; from the coding sequence ATGACCCTGCCTGTATTCAAACATGGGCTTAGCAGGGACTCTGCATTTGGGTTCTCATGCGGACGCTGCATGGGTTGCTGTCGTAATAAAAAGATACAGCTCAACCCCTATGAGATTGCCCGCATGGCGAGTCACCTTGGTATTTCGACAACAGAATTTATTGCTGACTATACTGCCAGGGGCACTGTCCTAAAAAACAGGGAGGATGGCACCTGCATATTCCTTAAGAAAAATGGTTGCAGCATACATCCTGACCGGCCCCTTGTATGCCGTCTTTACCCACTTGGCCGACATATAAGGTACCCGTGGGTTGAAAGCTTTTCACAGTTTGAGTCTGAGCCCGGATGCAAGGGGACATTCAATCAGGGTGGCACAATTGAAACATACCTTGAAGAGCAGGGGGCCTTTGACTTTATGCGGGCCGCAGACCTTTATCTGGAACTACTCTGCTTTTTACTTGAAACGCTTAAGGATAAGCCCTTTTCACCGGATCAATCCGATACCATACTCGAAACAGTGCAGAATATCACCCAGGGTAAAGCCGGTGAAAATGAACTGAAGTGGATAGATATGGATAGAACCATTGCCGATTATTGCAGACGATCCGGCCAGCCTGTGCCATCAACAATCGATGAAAAAATGGCAGTACATATTACCGCCGTCCGTAAGTGGGCGGCTTAA